One segment of Theobroma cacao cultivar B97-61/B2 chromosome 9, Criollo_cocoa_genome_V2, whole genome shotgun sequence DNA contains the following:
- the LOC18588371 gene encoding uncharacterized protein LOC18588371 yields MADQKPNPPHSRSGDEDVKAPNIFERAKEEIEAVIHSGKIPHFHKETHGKRNDIDENTPLEDVKAPNVFERAKEEIEALVETIHLKKESHTHDDERDHSTKAESNHEKPENGAKAPNLIERAKEEIEAVIHTGKVHFHKETHGKRNDIDENTPLDDVKAPNVFERAKEEIEALVETIHHKKESHTHDDKRDHSPKAESKHKKPGNGIEAPNWTERAKEEIEAILHHEKSPHQHHKETHGRNDDIDETTPLNEVKAPNVFERPKEEIEAIVGAIHPTTESKGFVSSPKEDGGFRHCMGMGLEKLCHPWGSKRD; encoded by the exons ATGGCAGATCAGAAGCCAAACCCGCCGCACTCGCGGTCAG GAGATGAGGATGTAAAAGCACCTAATATATTTGAAAGAGCAAAGGAAGAGATTGAAGCAGTGATTCATTCCGGAAAAATACCTCATTTTCATAAGGAAACTCATGGAAAGCGTAATGATATTGATGAAAATACCCCATTGGAGGATGTGAAAGCGCCTAATGTGTTCGAACGAGCAAAGGAGGAGATTGAGGCCCTTGTTGAGACAATCCATCTCAAGAAAGAGTCTCACACTCATGATGATGAAAG GGACCATTCTACCAAGGCAGAATCGAACCATGAGAAACCAG AAAATGGTGCCAAGGCCCCCAATTTGATTGAAAGAGCTAAGGAAGAGATTGAAGCAGTGATTCATACCGGAAAAGTACATTTCCATAAGGAAACTCATGGAAAGCGTAATGATATTGATGAAAACACCCCATTGGATGATGTGAAGGCACCTAATGTGTTTGAACGAGCAAAGGAGGAGATTGAGGCTCTTGTTGAAACAATCCATCACAAGAAAGAGTCTCACACTCATGATGATAAGAG GGACCATTCTCCCAAGGCAGAATCGAAACACAAGAAACCAG GAAATGGTATCGAGGCCCCCAATTGGACTGAAAGAGCTAAGGAAGAGATTGAAGCAATCTTGCACCATGAGAAGTCACCACATCAGCATCACAAAGAAACTCATGGGAGGAATGATGACATTGATGAGACCACTCCACTGAATGAAGTTAAAGCGCCTAATGTTTTTGAGCgaccaaaagaagaaattgaagcGATTGTTGGAGCAATCCATCCGACGACAGAATCAAAAGGTTTTGTTTCCTCACCGAAGGAAGATGGGGGATTTAGGCACTGCATGGGAATGGGGTTGGAAAAACTATGCCATCCTTGGGGTAGCAAGAGAGATTAA
- the LOC18588372 gene encoding regulatory protein NPR1 yields the protein MDNRNGFSDSNEISNNSSTCCIAAATNSETLASSEPLNTPAIAALQILSRNLESVFESTDSDSLYSDAKIGLSSGREVPVHRCILSARSSVFKTVFSGLKDRGAKFELKELARDYEIGYDSLVAVLAYLYSGRVRSLPRGVCVCVDDDCSHLACRPAVDFVAEVLYAAFTFQVSELISLYQRHLLDIIDKVEMDDILVVLYVANMCGNTCERLLAKCIETLVKSDVDIVTLDKALPYHIVKQIMDSRLELGLDKPENTGFPDKHVKRIHRALDSDDVELVRMLLKEGHTNLDEASALHYAVAYCDAKTTTELLDLGLADVNRRNSRGYTVLHVAAMRKEPKIIVSLLTKGARPSDLTLDGRKAFQISKRLTRAADYYMSTEEGKASPKDRLCVEILEQAERRDPLLGEASLSLAMAGDDLRMKLLYLENRVGLAKLLFPMEAKVAMDIAKVDGTSEFTLASINSNKLNDAQRTTVDLNEAPFRIQEEHLNRLKALSRTVELGKRFFPRCSEVLNKIMDADDLSQLACGGNDTPEERLVKKQRYVELQDVLSKAFNEDKVEFDRSTISSSSSSKSIGVSRPNGKLTGSGRGG from the exons atggATAACAGAAATGGCTTTTCGGATTCAAACGAAATCAGCAACAACAGCAGCACGTGCTGCATCGCGGCAGCAACCAACAGCGAAACGCTCGCTTCATCAGAACCGTTGAACACTCCCGCCATAGCAgctcttcaaattctttccaGAAACCTCGAGTCCGTTTTCGAATCAACGGACTCCGATTCCTTATACTCCGATGCCAAAATTGGGCTTTCCTCGGGCCGTGAAGTCCCCGTCCACCGCTGCATTTTATCGGCGAGGAGTTCCGTTTTCAAGACCGTGTTTTCGGGGCTAAAAGATAGAGGAGCTAAGTTCGAGCTGAAAGAGTTGGCTAGGGACTATGAGATTGGCTATGATTCTCTTGTTGCGGTTCTGGCTTACTTGTATAGTGGAAGAGTGAGATCGTTGCCGAGAGGCGTTTGCGTTTGCGTTGACGATGATTGCTCCCACTTGGCTTGCAGGCCGGCTGTTGATTTTGTGGCTGAAGTTTTATACGCAGCTTTTACTTTTCAGGTCTCTGAATTGATTTCCCTTTATCAG AGGCATCTTTTAGACATTATCGACAAGGTTGAAATGGATGATATATTGGTGGTTCTTTATGTTGCAAATATGTGCGGTAATACTTGTGAAAGATTGCTGGCAAAGTGTATAGAGACTCTTGTAAAATCTGATGTTGATATTGTAACACTTGACAAGGCCTTGCCTTATCACATTGTGAAACAAATCATGGATTCCCGTCTGGAACTTGGTTTGGACAAGCCTGAGAACACAGGTTTTCCTGATAAACATGTGAAGAGGATACATCGTGCTTTGGATTCGGATGACGTTGAATTAGTGAGAATGCTACTGAAAGAGGGTCATACTAATTTAGATGAGGCAAGTGCACTTCACTATGCCGTGGCATACTGTGATGCGAAGACCACAACTGAATTACTTGACCTTGGACTTGCTGATGTTAACCGTAGAAACTCAAGGGGATACACTGTGTTGCATGTTGCGGCAATGAGGAAAGAGCCTAAGATTATAGTATCTCTTTTAACCAAAGGTGCCCGGCCATCTGATCTCACCCTAGATGGTAGGAAAGCTTTTCAGATCTCAAAGCGACTCACCAGGGCTGCAGATTACTATATGTCTACTGAGGAAGGAAAGGCTTCTCCAAAGGACCGTTTGTGCGTTGAGATACTGGAGCAGGCAGAAAGAAGAGATCCATTGCTTGGAGAagcttctctttctcttgcCATGGCTGGTGATGATCTACGGATGAAATTATTGTATCTTGAAAATAGAG TTGGATTGGCAAAACTTCTTTTCCCCATGGAAGCAAAAGTTGCGATGGACATTGCTAAAGTGGATGGAACATCTGAGTTCACATTAGCCAGCATCAATTCCAACAAATTAAATGATGCCCAAAGAACAACTGTGGACTTGAATGAGGCACCTTTTAGAATTCAGGAGGAGCATCTAAATAGGCTGAAAGCACTTTCTAGAACAG TGGAGCTCGGCAAACGCTTTTTCCCTCGTTGCTCAGAAGTGCTGAACAAGATCATGGACGCTGACGACTTATCTCAGCTAGCATGCGGAGGAAATGACACTCCAGAGGAGCGACTTGTTAAAAAGCAAAGGTACGTGGAACTCCAAGATGTACTGAGCAAGGCATTCAATGAGGATAAAGTAGAGTTTGACAGATCAACTatctcatcttcttcttcatcaaaGTCAATAGGGGTGAGCAGACCTAATGGTAAGCTAACTGGTAGTGGTAGGGGCGGTTAG